In Azospirillum sp. TSA2s, one genomic interval encodes:
- a CDS encoding hemerythrin domain-containing protein, whose amino-acid sequence MASKTTGTQTDIFARIKTDHDTIRGLLDKTEKANGSGRAVFEELQRELWAHSKVEEGVFYASLKKAKEAKSETVEGLNEHHLINGLLDELNAMKTTDSGWKEKLQVLGELVRHHLDEEEEELFEEARDVLDDDRAAELGGAYDDRKKHIMAGLAPL is encoded by the coding sequence ATGGCCAGCAAGACCACCGGCACCCAGACCGACATCTTCGCCCGAATCAAGACCGATCACGACACCATCCGCGGCCTTCTGGACAAGACCGAGAAGGCCAACGGCAGCGGCCGCGCCGTGTTCGAGGAGCTGCAGCGCGAGTTGTGGGCCCATTCGAAGGTGGAGGAAGGCGTCTTCTACGCCTCTCTGAAGAAGGCCAAGGAAGCGAAGTCGGAAACCGTCGAGGGGCTGAACGAGCATCACCTAATCAACGGCCTGCTCGACGAGCTGAACGCGATGAAGACCACCGACAGCGGCTGGAAGGAAAAGCTGCAGGTGCTGGGCGAACTCGTCCGCCACCATCTGGACGAAGAGGAAGAGGAACTGTTCGAGGAGGCCAGGGACGTCCTCGACGACGACCGCGCGGCCGAGTTGGGCGGCGCCTATGACGATCGCAAGAAGCACATCATGGCCGGGCTGGCGCCGCTGTAA
- a CDS encoding universal stress protein codes for MTYKTILVPLCGSENDPVALKGAISVARDFDAHLVGLFVSLDPRDAVPMLGEGMSGAMVDEIMRAAETESHNHRAAARRSFDAAVAEAGFEMREVPGGVEAPSASWREVVGRIEDVVPAEGRLADLIVCAHTSIEADTQGYTTMETALLGSARPVLLVPKNLPAEIGHTVAVAWNGKTEATRAVAAALPFLRSAERTHVLTAETSVTEGATGRRIAQYLAWQGVNPELTILHPGSEPVGETVTKKAVELGADLLVMGGYGHSRMREMILGGVTRYVLNHAGLPVLMAH; via the coding sequence ATGACCTACAAGACCATCCTAGTGCCGCTCTGCGGCAGTGAGAACGATCCGGTGGCCCTGAAGGGCGCGATTTCGGTGGCGCGCGATTTCGACGCCCACCTTGTCGGCCTGTTCGTCAGCCTCGACCCGCGCGATGCCGTTCCGATGCTGGGCGAGGGCATGTCCGGCGCCATGGTGGACGAGATCATGCGCGCGGCCGAGACCGAATCGCACAACCATCGCGCCGCCGCCCGCCGTTCCTTCGACGCCGCCGTCGCCGAGGCCGGCTTTGAGATGCGCGAGGTCCCCGGCGGGGTCGAGGCGCCGTCCGCCTCCTGGCGCGAGGTCGTCGGCCGGATCGAGGACGTGGTGCCGGCCGAGGGTCGTCTGGCCGACCTGATCGTCTGCGCCCACACCTCGATCGAGGCGGACACGCAGGGCTACACCACCATGGAAACGGCGCTGCTGGGATCCGCGCGGCCGGTGCTGCTGGTGCCGAAAAACCTGCCGGCGGAGATCGGCCACACCGTCGCCGTCGCCTGGAACGGCAAGACGGAGGCCACCCGCGCCGTCGCCGCGGCCCTGCCCTTCCTGCGCAGTGCCGAGCGCACCCATGTGCTGACCGCCGAAACTTCGGTGACGGAAGGCGCGACAGGACGCCGCATTGCCCAATATCTCGCTTGGCAGGGTGTTAACCCTGAGTTAACTATACTGCATCCGGGATCGGAACCCGTTGGGGAGACGGTCACCAAGAAAGCCGTGGAGCTGGGCGCCGACCTGCTGGTTATGGGCGGCTATGGCCACAGCCGGATGCGGGAAATGATCCTGGGCGGTGTCACGCGCTACGTGCTGAACCACGCCGGGCTGCCGGTTCTTATGGCCCACTGA
- a CDS encoding AAA family ATPase: MSVHPAEPASGPGPQEEAIAFLGDPRTHGGQPVERIDTHAALVFLAGDRALKLKRAVRYPYLDYSTVAKRHAACVAELAINRRTAPTLYRGVVAIRREADGRLRLDEEGGEAAGDAIDWLVSMARFPDEALFDRMAERGGLTPVLMRRLAERIAAFHRDAAPRPDGGGVEALRAVADGNLEDLRAAPDLFPADAVARLAEHTGAALDRLAPLLEARRRDGFVRHGHGDLHLRNIVLLDGEPTLFDAIEFDEVLAVADVFYDLAFLLMDLDHRGLRPLGNAVLNRYLEETEDYGGLAALPLFLSLRAAVRAKVSAAALRLGGKAEGLAQEARRYLDQALAALDPTPARLVAVGGLSGTGKTKLAKGIAPDLGPSPGAVVLRSDVLRKRLCGVADTDRLPADGYAPAVTERVYDELYRRAAAVLAAGHAVVVDAVSARPDERRRIEGVAADAGVRFDGIWMEAPLSERVERVTNRRNDASDATADVVERQESYDLGTIDWTRLDSGRVAVDVLDDARASLA; encoded by the coding sequence ATGAGCGTGCATCCCGCCGAGCCAGCGTCAGGCCCTGGGCCGCAGGAGGAGGCGATCGCCTTCCTGGGCGATCCGCGCACTCATGGCGGGCAGCCGGTGGAGCGGATCGACACCCATGCCGCCCTGGTGTTCCTGGCCGGTGACCGGGCGCTGAAGCTGAAGCGCGCGGTGCGTTATCCCTATCTGGATTACTCGACGGTTGCGAAGCGCCATGCGGCCTGCGTCGCGGAGCTGGCGATCAACCGTCGCACCGCACCGACGCTTTATCGGGGCGTGGTCGCAATCCGCCGCGAGGCCGATGGCCGCTTGCGGCTGGATGAAGAGGGCGGTGAGGCGGCGGGGGACGCAATCGACTGGCTGGTGTCGATGGCGCGCTTCCCCGACGAGGCGCTGTTCGACCGCATGGCCGAGCGGGGTGGCCTGACCCCTGTCCTGATGCGCCGGCTGGCCGAGCGGATCGCCGCCTTCCACCGCGATGCCGCTCCCCGGCCGGACGGCGGCGGGGTGGAAGCGCTGCGCGCAGTGGCGGACGGCAATCTGGAGGACCTGCGCGCCGCGCCGGATCTGTTTCCCGCCGACGCTGTGGCCCGGCTGGCGGAGCACACCGGCGCCGCGCTCGACCGGTTGGCGCCGCTGCTGGAGGCGCGGCGGCGGGACGGATTCGTCCGCCACGGCCATGGCGACCTGCATCTGCGCAACATCGTCCTGCTGGACGGCGAGCCGACCCTGTTCGACGCCATCGAGTTCGACGAGGTGCTGGCGGTGGCCGACGTCTTCTATGACCTCGCCTTCCTGCTGATGGATCTGGATCACCGCGGGCTGCGGCCGTTGGGCAACGCGGTGCTGAACCGCTATCTGGAGGAGACGGAGGATTACGGCGGGCTGGCGGCGCTGCCGCTGTTCCTGTCGCTGCGCGCGGCGGTGCGGGCGAAGGTGTCGGCCGCGGCGCTGCGGCTTGGCGGAAAGGCGGAGGGGCTGGCGCAGGAGGCGCGGCGCTATCTGGACCAAGCGCTCGCCGCGCTGGACCCGACGCCGGCGCGGCTGGTGGCGGTCGGCGGCCTGTCCGGCACCGGCAAGACCAAACTGGCCAAGGGGATCGCGCCCGATCTGGGTCCGTCGCCCGGTGCGGTGGTGCTGCGCAGCGACGTGCTGCGCAAGCGGCTGTGCGGAGTCGCCGACACCGACCGGCTGCCGGCCGACGGCTATGCCCCGGCGGTGACGGAACGGGTCTATGATGAGTTGTACCGGAGGGCGGCGGCGGTTCTGGCCGCCGGGCATGCCGTGGTGGTCGATGCGGTCAGCGCCCGGCCGGACGAGCGCCGCCGGATCGAAGGGGTCGCGGCGGACGCCGGGGTGCGGTTCGACGGGATCTGGATGGAGGCGCCGTTGTCGGAACGGGTGGAGCGTGTGACCAATCGTCGCAACGATGCGTCCGACGCCACCGCCGACGTGGTGGAACGGCAGGAATCCTATGATTTGGGTACAATCGATTGGACGCGCCTGGATTCTGGCAGGGTTGCAGTGGATGTGCTGGACGACGCCCGCGCAAGCTTGGCCTAA
- a CDS encoding DUF2934 domain-containing protein — protein MATKRKTASSAAPATAPAATAAAAPVFEAPVESWADTILRTNFASVEQDSIVLLQAASTLLESDVPEKVNLALDQNLKLWIAIKTVLLNDDCPVEPEVKANLRNLAQYVVSTTMLATQGAIETRKLVSLARLNMNIAEGLLSGQRNRMIQERAYQIWQEEGCPEGREQEHWLRAEAEISGLFKV, from the coding sequence ATGGCCACCAAGCGCAAGACCGCCTCCTCCGCCGCTCCCGCAACCGCACCCGCCGCCACTGCCGCCGCCGCGCCGGTGTTCGAGGCTCCGGTGGAAAGCTGGGCCGACACCATCCTGCGCACCAACTTCGCGTCGGTGGAACAGGACAGCATCGTCCTGCTGCAGGCGGCCAGCACCCTGCTGGAATCGGATGTGCCGGAAAAGGTCAACCTCGCGCTGGACCAGAACCTGAAGCTGTGGATCGCCATCAAGACGGTCCTGCTGAACGACGACTGCCCGGTCGAGCCGGAAGTGAAGGCCAACCTGCGCAATCTGGCGCAGTATGTCGTCTCCACCACCATGCTGGCGACCCAGGGCGCCATCGAAACGCGCAAGCTGGTCTCGCTGGCCCGCCTGAACATGAACATCGCCGAAGGCCTGCTCAGCGGCCAGCGCAACCGCATGATCCAGGAACGCGCCTATCAGATCTGGCAGGAGGAAGGCTGCCCCGAAGGCCGCGAGCAGGAGCACTGGCTGCGCGCCGAGGCCGAAATCTCGGGCCTGTTCAAGGTCTGA
- a CDS encoding DMT family transporter has product MTVPPQTIPKPHKRVDNTPLGIASMLISVLFFSLMNVLAKLLMDRFPVTEVMFFRSLFALIPVCLAIHFGMGFVTTLRTRYPWGHLGRSLIGLSSMAAMFWSFHLLPLGDAISLNFAAPLFLTALSVPLLSEKVGIHRWSAVLVGFVGVLIIVRPSGDVLNLGALIALFGALTNALAMIAIRQLSRTEVPNTIVFYFTLLTTVLLGLTLPFSWITPAPMDWLLLLATGLCGGGGQLMLTRAYSLAPAALVAPLNYTSLLLAVGFGWLLWGEVPTTTMALGAAVVMASGLYILHRETRRGTAVTKPLPAGEGD; this is encoded by the coding sequence GTGACAGTCCCGCCGCAAACCATCCCCAAGCCGCACAAGCGCGTCGACAACACCCCGCTCGGCATCGCCTCGATGCTGATTTCCGTGCTGTTCTTCTCGCTGATGAACGTCCTGGCGAAGCTCCTGATGGACCGCTTCCCGGTGACCGAGGTCATGTTCTTCCGCAGCCTGTTCGCGCTGATCCCGGTCTGTCTGGCGATCCATTTCGGCATGGGCTTCGTGACGACGCTGCGCACCCGTTATCCCTGGGGCCATCTGGGGCGGTCGCTGATCGGGCTCAGTTCCATGGCCGCCATGTTCTGGTCCTTCCACCTGCTGCCGCTGGGCGACGCCATCTCGCTGAATTTCGCCGCCCCGCTGTTCCTCACGGCGCTGTCGGTGCCGCTGTTGAGCGAGAAGGTCGGCATCCACCGCTGGAGCGCGGTTCTGGTCGGCTTCGTCGGCGTGCTCATCATCGTCCGGCCCAGCGGCGACGTGCTGAATCTGGGCGCGCTCATCGCGCTGTTCGGCGCGCTGACCAACGCGCTGGCGATGATCGCCATCCGCCAGCTGAGCCGGACGGAAGTTCCGAACACCATCGTCTTCTACTTCACCCTGCTGACCACCGTCCTGCTCGGCCTGACCCTGCCCTTCTCCTGGATCACGCCGGCCCCGATGGACTGGCTGCTGCTGCTGGCGACCGGCCTGTGCGGCGGCGGCGGCCAGTTGATGCTGACCCGCGCCTATTCGCTGGCCCCGGCCGCCCTGGTGGCGCCGCTGAACTACACCTCGCTGCTGCTGGCGGTCGGCTTCGGCTGGCTCCTGTGGGGGGAGGTGCCGACCACGACCATGGCGCTCGGCGCCGCCGTGGTGATGGCGAGCGGCCTCTATATCCTGCACCGCGAAACCCGGCGCGGCACGGCCGTGACCAAGCCGCTCCCGGCCGGCGAAGGCGACTGA